TTGGGTTCAGTACTTTGCAGAAGAAATACTTTCTGGAAATTGATCGGTGCATATTCCACCATGCTTAACCAAGGAAATCTCATGTGAACAATACAAACAAAAAACAATTTTGTTCTTATCATGAACGAGAGGTAAAGGGAATCTCATCTATCTCTACGACTCTACCTCTTGCAAACGACCAGATTGAAAATAAGAATACCGGGTAACTAAAATTTAAAATCCCCGGGTAAAACTCTGGAGCAACAACCACATGAACAAGGGAACAACCCTTGCGGATCACATCACCTAGAGCAACGGAACATATAAACCACAGAGAGGACAGAATCAACTGACCAGGAGGTCAAGCCGTCGCTCAAACCCGGTAGGCACCGAGAGCTCGAGGTCCACCACCTCGTCCTccacggcaccgccgccgccgccgcagccgccaagAAGATCCATCGTCACGATCTCCGGCGGCCCGGCCTTCTTCCCCGCCTCCCCGCGGAGCAGCCTTGCGACAGAGCCCACGTCGGCCGCCATCCCCAAGCGGGCCTCCTGGCCTCCCCGGTTTCCTTTCTCGGCGGTCGGTGGCAATGGCTCCTCTCTTCCTCGTTTGCGCGTTTGCTCTGCAGACTGCAGGAGAAGCGGTGGGGTTGGCACGCCTATATATAtcccggaggccgccgccgtggccgacaCCTGGGCCCCGCGCGTCAGGGAGGGGAGGTCAATGAATATGCTTGTGAAGGACTGCGCTATTTATTGGCGTTGTTGGGAAATGGTTGGCAATTTATATTCATCAATTGGCTATTAATTGAGTACTAGCATGGATTTGAAGTTATTTAAACACGGGTTTCCATTTATTCTTGAATTCATGCATGGCTTGAATTTTGGCATGCCACATTTCATTAAACCTTTTGAGATGCCCGTTTAACCATCATATAATTATATAAGAAAAACCGATTTAACATATATATGCGCCAATTTTCATCTCACCATGGAATAACATGATGCTTATGCagtgttttttttaataaaaatcaTATGCACCATTATTCATCTCATTACCGCGTACCAAGCGAGCaattccattttttttataaaagacATATTTAAAATTTGCGCCATTGTTCACCTCACAACAGCATTATTCGACATTGCCAGACCATATCATTTAATATTGGCTACTAGCCTATCATTTAATATTGGCTACTAACTAGTGTCACTGCAGCTACGTACTGTGTTGCCATATCATCTGGTGGCTAATGGCTAATACTGTCAAAGATTGGTGATTATATTTGCATGTGTCACCATATCATCTGGAGATCGCATACCACTTCGTTGTCCTATGGATCTACTAACAAAGGCCCTCAATTATGGCGACCCGCCCCCACAGCATCAGCACAGTCGATTTTACGTATCATCTAGTAACAGCTACACTTCTGTGGTGCCCATCTCATGACAGCATACCATGTGGCTTATTCGGACTTTTTTCCTCTAAAAACCATATTTGATAGATGCATCATTCTCCGTCTAATAACTGTGTACCAAGTGACTAATTACATATTTTCTATAAAAGATACAATTAACATATACGCCATTGTTCACCTCATAACAGTATTATTCAGCATTGCCAGGCCATATCATTTAATAGTGGCTAGTAGCCAGTGTCACTACAGCTACATACTGTCGCCATATGGTTTGGTGGCTGATGGTTTTTAAATGAAGGGTGGAGTAGTTTCGGTTTTGGCAAATACAAAATATGGAGTATACTTTAAGCTGTAGCCATAGCAATACtaaccaaaggaaaaaaaaatggacagGTAATAGCAATTATTTGTTCTTTGCTCTTCAAAGAGAGAGAGTGCTAAACTTGAAtggtatttatttttatattcaTTGTGCAATTATAGTTCATCTATAAGATGGCACGACAGATGTGGTTGTACTTAAAAAGAAATGATTCGGCTACAAATAAAACAAAGATGTTAATGTTTACACCACGCAGTGAAATCAAAGGACATTTTAATTTATAGCTTTAATATAATTCAATCGCCAGTGTTCTATTTTTAATTTATCCCTGGCAACATGTGCACATACAAGTGGAAAAGTGTgaatagaaaaatataaacaCAATTGAGGTGACAATGCTACTACTTGTAGAGTAAATTAGGAGTACTCCATCATATCATCACTAGCAAACGGTAGGTGATTATATTGATTAGGAAGAAAGAAATGAAATTGGGGTACGTAGCTTTTTCGTATTAAAAAGACGTACTCCTACTCCACAAAGTAATCACACCCACATCTTGTCACGAATTGATGGTGAGGATTGTTTTCCATAACCACCGAATAGAAAGGCTTTTAATGGGCAGCAACAGCAACCCGTGAGATATGTTCTTTGCATTTGCACGCAATTAAGCTGGGGAAAACAACACGACTGTGAAGACGTGCCGCCTTGACTGATTCGATCGATCATGCATTCGTCTTGTAGGATGCAGTTCGCACCATGTATGTGCAGCTACTTAACCATATGCACGCTTAGCCAGCGAGCTGCTCTCTTAATTGTACTTGTCTCTCTAATTGCAGTTGGATTAAACACGCTTCTTGCAACTTTTAAACGGATCGACTTTGTCCATGCAAAAAATCGAGGTTGTTGGCTGTAGTACATGGCTAGTATGGACAGAGTTGAAGCACTCTCTATAGTAAAAGCATCATTCTCCGTCCATTAATACTGGTTGCCAACAATAAcaattttttgttgttgtactCTATCTCTAAGGCAAGCCTATTACTCCACAATTAGGTGGGGTGtgattttcttttccatttgtGAATGATTTCGACCTAAATATAAACATTTACAGTTGGGTCAGAGTGCTCCATTTCGCTGCATTTCCTTGGGTGTGGGGCCAGGTAAAATGACCCACAACAAACGCATTAACTAACGCAACGGCGACTGAATTGTCATGGGAAAAGTAGCTTCCTAAATCTTCACACCCAAGAGTTCAATTGCTCATTCAATGCAATCAATGTCTTCATCTTTGCATTGCACTTATTAATGAACGGATTGTTAGGGCCTTTGGTTATCTCCGCATTAATGGCGGGGGCAAGTGCCCACCCGGGATCTTCTGTCTCTGGTAGCTCAACGGCTGGTAATCGGCGATATAGCTTTTTGAATAAAAAGGCAGCACTAGATCCTACAGGAGTTGGAGTAGGACACATGAACCGTGTTGGGGTACTGAAGTCCTATGGAATTTGGAATTCCGGGAGTTAAAAATTTGCATCTAGGAGTAACTTTTGATACGAAAAGGCATGAGTctgattttgtatttttttttctttgaaaacaaGAGATTTGTGGGGCATTTGTCATAAGGTGTGTCCACCGGCAATCACAAGGAGTAAGTTAGTAGTTTAGTACTCTCtcaatttattttctttgtaGGACGTATTAGAAATGGAAAAGATCGAGCTTCATAAAAGTTTTACTAGTATTCCGTCGTATTATATGCATGCTTTTTATAAAGGACAGATATAAATAGATTTCGTTTCACAAATCTTTAAACGATTTTGAAGAACTTTAACTATAGCAACAATTGATGGAATATCATCTCACATTAATTCTTGTAACTAAAACCAAAGGAATTTATTGGAAATATATCCATAGTTTTTGAATTATTTTACATTCCTACCAAGTTTTCTAAACGAGCCCTCATACATTATTTAGGGCAAACCACAGGAGCTTTTATTCGGATATATCAAGATTGCAACCAATGCATAAATTCTCTCTAAGAAACGCTGAAATActtagagaaaaagaaaaggaacaacATCATCCACCGAAGCCTTCCTTGCACTTCAGTGTGCTGCACAATTTTGCATCCCGTGAATGTGTACATGGCTGTGCCGTCTAGTGCCTGAATTGCATAGCTctaacaggaaaaaaaaaacatggttCTTGGATATGTGATCTCCATTTTTCTTATGGATGTTTTCCCAGGAACTCGGGCATTAACTAAACAAAGTGTGTGGGGGCAGGGGCGTGACAGGGTGAGCACACCTTTCTCGATCCCCCACCATGCAATCCATCCACGAACCTTGATTGTGCAGGCGTCATATGACTGTCTAAACTTCTGACCGCCATTAAGCTGCTGACGGAGCCTGGTAGACAGGCAGAGAATAAAATGTCAAGTGGAGCATCGAGTTCCTATTCTAATATTAAATACATATCTGTTGACCGTGGAGAAATAAAAACATATCCATCCTACTATGCGGCTTTGAAAAAAACAATATTTTATTTTACATGATGGGATGCTGGCCATGCCCATATACGGTCAACTTGTTGGCCAACCATAATCCTGAACAAACAATTGCATGAATAGTCTGACTCGAGGAAAAAAGGGAGGGAACCATGCTGATTTGACTCTTCAACTATAACCGAGCAAaaacaaaagcaaaaaaaataaaaaaaatccacagGTTTGTGTGACTTTCCCATGTGTCAACTTGCAAACATGAATGGAGTATAATGTTTTTCTAGAGACTCTAGGCATATAGAGCTATACGTAATCAATAGATGGTTAGGACGAAGAGTAGCTGACAGCATGGACTTTCTGCTCTATGCAAATTGTTCAGAGGTCGGCTGATCCCATAACTGGATGACAGTACAGATTGCAGTATCAGTTTCTGAAGCAACAGTAGTTAGCGTACCGATCGACCTTGCAGGGATCAGCGAGGACGGTCTGACCTGCGACCGAAGAACAGTTTGCAAGTGGCGTGTTGCAGATGCAACCGATCAAATGCTCGCTATTACTGCTATAAGTACGTGCAGGAATCAGAGCTAACTTGAGCCCTAGGAAGCAGATACTGCACCTATCAGCGACAAATTTGGAGAACCATTGCAGCAGTTGTCTCATCTTAGTCTCCAGTACCTGCCCAAATGTACAAACTGTGCTGTTAATCGTGGGTACAATGCAAAGGGCTGCTAGTATTTAAATCCAGCGAAATCTTCGATCTCACTCACGGTGCCCCGAATGTCAATCCCTGTACTTGCGCCCCAAAACTGTCATGGCGTGATGCGTATTAGTAGCGCTTTGGGGGAAGAAATTGCGGCAGCAGATGGACCaaacgtgcgtgcgtgcgtgcgtgcatgtaCTGGTGGTAGCAGTTTTGGTACGGCGAGATGGATCCTATTTTCTCTGCAACGGTTATTGTATTTCACTACTGCTTCTAATTGTCACCTAACACAAGAGGAAGGGTACAGTGTGTTCTGACAGTTAGGGTTAACAATCTGCATCTCCATGCTGTCACGCTGACCATGCATGGATGGGTTTTGCGAACTCTATGCAAACTCTTCAAGTTTGAAACTAATACAAGTCAGCACAAATCTTGGTCAGCAATCATGCTGATGATGGCAAcgcaaggaaaggaaaggaaagatgATCCCTGTGTTTCACAGAACTGAACAGTAGTGTCAAATCCTCACAGGATTATTGGTGCGAGAGGGGATGAGGGGCATGCAGCAGCAGGTCGGGGAAAAGTACAAGTCTTCAATAATACGCCCGCGCAATAAATGGTTCCATGAATGCAGAGTGGTTCCTAGTTGAAAAATTTATGCAGATGATGGGGGAGGGGTCGTTTTTAGGGATTCAATGAGGGTTAGGCGTTAGGCTAGGGGCCGGGCCCACCActaatccatccatccatcctgtGCCTATGCCTCCCCTATTAGGCCTGCAAAGAAACAAAACACATGCACATTTATCAACCCGGCTGATCCAAGCATCCATCCACCATTGAATTGAAATCTTCTTCCACCCAATTCCCATCCCTTTGGCTACCTCATCTCTTGTGCTGTGGTGTGCGTCAATTTGCTCCAACTGTTCCAATAAATGCACCTTGAATGGCTGGCTATCTCTATCCTCGCCTTCAATTTCCTCGCACCCAGAAACGAAGAAGAAAAGGCTGTGGCATCTCGTCTGGGAGGCAAAGGACAAGTAGGAGTAGGACTCATCGCTGCTCCTATTCGGCTTGCTAATGAGAATCCTGAGGGTTATCGATTCAGGGAAACCAGTTCAAACCAACCAACCCAACCCGCACCGGCGATACTTCCCAGCTGTTAGTAACCCACAGAAAACCAGGCCAAGTCGGACCAGCATATTCCTTTTAGGTTGGTTTGGAAACAAACCAGGAAACAGATCATGAACAGGGCTAATCGATTGCTATATCTGTTCCGAGTAATCATTCATCAACAAGGATAGTTGCACATAGCCATACTACagtattttatttctctttgataAATGAATGAAAGTGGAGTTCAGGTCTATTGGAAAAGCGGATGGTTCATTTCGCTGTCTCATCTAAACGCACGCCAGTAGTGATCTTTCTAACGACGAAAGGCTCTTCAATGTCCCATGCTCTAAATTTCAAAATTTACCAATTTATGCGTAATTATCATGTCTTTACGTATTAATTTGAGGAAATGTTTTGATTTCTTAAATGAAAAAAACCCTAAAATTATTAATAAGTACCCGAAAGTAATAGGCGGTGGCCCAGCAAAGTATTTTCTTCAGGCGGCCCGGGAAGCCGGCCCAACTAGCAAGCGAaccgcccgcgcgcgcgtggTCAAACCACCCAAGCAAGGCCCAATGCAACAGTCCACACCCCCccaactccccccccccccccccccccccccccccccccccccccggcccccccCGCTCCGCCGTCCACTCCACCGCGCATCCcgtcgcggcgccgccgccggcgatgacCACCCCGCAGTTCGTCTCAACCTCTCCCGCCCGTCTATCCTACACGCCGACCTCCCCGGTTCCCAAATCCTCGGGGAAGGGTTGCGGTCGGGTCCCCGCTTTCCCCGCTAGGCCGCGCGGTTTCTCGCTCCGTCTCAGGGACTCGTCGCCTGttatggccgccgccggcgtcggcggcaaCGGCTCCCCGACCGCGCCAGGAGACTCCACAGGTGGTTTCTGTGTTAGATAGTGGAATTTTCTCTCTCTGCGCTGCGTCGTGTGTGCGTTGTTCTTCAGCTGTGCTCAACACTTGCATCGTTCATGCTGTACTCCTCTGGTAGCTATTTCGATGAGTTTTATTTATTTCAAGTTCATTTGTTTATGATTGAGATCAAAATCTTCAGGGTCTTCTAGGATTGGAGAGGTTAAGAGAGTGACCAAGGAGACAAATGTGCATGTGAAGATCAACCTTGATGGCACTGGTGTTGCTGACTGTAGCACAGGGATACCGTTCTTGGATCACATGCTCGATGTGAGTATAGTTTGCTCGTGCTGTCTCAGTAATTAGAGAGTTGGGGGTAGCTGTACAGACATAACATGTGTATGGTTGCTTTCTTTGTGATTGAGTATCCATGGATGAGGGGAATGAGAAAATCATGCCTTATTTTGTGCAATAGGGGAGAAACAAAACCTCCTAGTTAACAGGAAAGCATCTTAGGCCAAATTCATAAAATGGGCAAGTGGAAACATCATCTTATAGGAAAAACCTTTATGCGTGCTGCTCCTAGCTTCAGACGTTTAAGAGGCCAGTAGCGCATTCATATTAGGAGAAAGTGATGTACTGTACCATTGAACCTAAAGGCACCCCAGTGTGGAAAACTCTACGGCTTTTCGAGCACCACGTGTTGCAGGTGACCACTCTTGGGACTGTGCTATCGAGCAATTACTTCACAAAATGCTTGTttcaattttccttttcctaGTTTGATGTGATACATGGAAAGAGTGCTACTTCTCTTCCTCCTGTCAAATAGTGTAATCATTGAGATGTATGGCTCTGGTTATTCCACATAGATGACAGAAATGACCACTATAGGTGACTAGCACTTGTGAAGAGAAATAGAGTAACTGTAAAAATACTAAATACAACCAAAGCTAGCATGCAAAAGTCCGTGTAAAAATCTCAGGAATTTTCGTTATTAagaatttatttttaaataggTTTCTGGTCTTTAAATGCCCTACTATTCTATCCTACTTATATCACGTGGTTCAAAGTGGAAAGTTCTAACTCATGTTAGATAGGTATGCCTTTTTCAGTCAAAGTTGGCCATTAACTCTTGAGTTTAAAACTTTCAGCAACTGGCATCACATGGACTCTTTGATGTGTACGTTAAGGCAACAGGTGACACACACATTGATGATCATCACTCAAACGAGGACATTGCTTTGGCAATTGGAACGGTGATTGTTACTTTCCAACAACATTCTCAACTTGACATTTCTACTTTAGAAGCACCTGTAGGGATCATTATTAACTTGAGGTTCGGATATCCATATATTTTCCTTTCCTAACTTTTGTATTAATTTAACACTGCACCAACATACTGTATTTTCAACTTATACCTTATAGCTTATGCTGAACCATCTGTAGTTTAGTTTCATGCAATCGGCATAGATAGGCAACAATCAGTGAGATGATCTTCTCTGATTGTCTATGTAGGCACTACTTCAATCACTTGGTGACCGAAAGGGGATTAACCGATTTGGGCATTTTACTGCACCACTCGATGAAGCAGCAGTTGAGGTTATACTGGTAAGTCGTATTCTGTTGCTGAACTTACATACTATGAATGTGCAATTTTTCATAGACCTGACGTGCCTATATATGTGTCATTTATGCATTCATAAGCCTCAAATGCTGTGCAAGCATATACCTGAGTTACTCATGCCTGGCTCTAGTGCTCTACACTTAAAAAGTGCTCAGTCACGTAGTTCTATTTTTGGACCTCCACATATTCATGAGCATCTGCTGGTACTAGAAACTCATtcgtatgcattttttttacacTTCAGCACTAACTTTCAGactggtattttttttttgttgaagcTTTTCATACTCATATATCACATAAAAATAACAGATACAATTGCTGTTATGTTACTCTTACCATATgtttgtttgctattttttgTTGGACAAATCACAAGTGTGATGTTGTCAATGTTTTAACTTGTCGTATGAATATGCAAACTTTAACCACCGCATTTGATAAGCTGAACCAACTGTGCTTTATTGAGACTTCATGGGTCATTGTTTCCCCCTCTGCATCCAGGATCTGTCTGGTCGTCCTCACTTAAGCTGCGGTTTAGATATTCCTACTCAGAGAGTTGGCACATATGATACACAGGTAATTTGTGAGATCTGCAAACTTTTTATCATTTATCAGCCATCTATTCTGTTGATATTTTCTTTATGCTCAGACATAAATAAACATCCTTGATAGCCACCTCTTCCCATGTTCAAAAAGAAATACTTTTTTATGAAATCTTCAAGCATGACTTGAGAGTCATCATCAATGTCATGCAATCCTTTGTCTTGTACACTCCTGCAGTCAAGTTAGGCAAAAGTTTCATTTATTCATTTTTTGTTCCAGCTGGTTGAGCACTTTTTCCAATCTCTGGTGAATACATCTGGGATGACTCTTCACATCCGTCAGGTACATATTGCTGTATGCTCATTTCCCAAATTAAATTCTCTTCGAAACAGCTGGATCAGTGGTATATTTTCAGTCGTGAGCAATTAAGAGCATCATAGGTTGTATAGTTGATTTTTCCTTGTTAATTAACCTAATTGACATGACCCTACTCCTCGATTGCCTGATCCCgctccatttttttcttttgaagctTGCTGGGAAAAACTCACACCATATTATCGAGGCATGTTTCAAAGCATTTGCTAGGGCCCTTCGACAAGCAACGGAATATGACTTGCGCCGTCATGGCACTGTACCCAGGTTTGTCTTCACTTGATGCAAAGTTTGTTCAGAATGCTCCCATCTGTTGATATTGTAGCAATTTTGAACCACGCCCATCTTCATATGTGGTTTGACTTTGTACTGTTGCTTGGTATCTGACATTGGTAGAGGATACCTGGGGCAAAAAGTTAACAAACATATGCTCTGTCCTTGTATTCGTACTGAACCATTTACATCCCTGATGTTATCTTTCTTGCTTCTCTAAATGGCAGCTCCAAAGGTGTTTTGTCAAGATCATAGCATTGCAAGTTCGAAAGAGTGGGTAGAGGAAACAAACGGAGCAGGCAGCTATATACAGCTTGGTTAGTGCTACTTACATTGGGAGTCTGCATTGCCTTCGACAACAAAGCATGGAATCCTTGCTAATGGGATTATCAAAAATCGAATGTACCACTACCGAGTACTGGGCTTATAACAGTGGTGTACTGATATAATGCATCGGGTTGCTACTGCAATTTTCTCTGCTCTCTGGAGCTGCGACATGTCTGAAGATTGGAAATGTGTAGAGTGTAGACAATAAGCTGTGGTTCTGAAAGCAACGCCAGGCCAGTCGTGAATAATGCTGCGCCTTGTATAAACTTTACAGTGTGGATCCTGAATTCATCCCCATTTGTCGCATATGTAATGTTTGGCCGGGAGTAAATTTGTTTCTGTGCGTCCATTTTCTGTCAAAATAAGAACGACCCTCCAGTTAACCTGACGCTGCTACTGGAGTACTGGACACACGGTCTCGGAGAACCCCATCTCCGGTTCGAGGTCGATCCTTCCTCTCGTAGCATAGAGGCGCGCGCAACAAGCAAAGGTAGTGTACGCAGAAGATGAGACACTGAAACTTTTAGTTTATTTCGTATGGAGGGAATGCAACAGTAAAGTTTGTGGTACAGTGGCGCGGTTTCGCCACAAATTATTCAACCAGATCGAGAGCTACTACTCCTCGATCAACACAAGCGCATTGCGCGCACATACTATAGCTTAGTACACACTACGTGTGTGGTCGGCCTATACTTGTATGACGGCCGGCCTGATCAGCATCTG
This portion of the Setaria viridis chromosome 7, Setaria_viridis_v4.0, whole genome shotgun sequence genome encodes:
- the LOC117865904 gene encoding imidazoleglycerol-phosphate dehydratase 3, chloroplastic, producing MTTPQFVSTSPARLSYTPTSPVPKSSGKGCGRVPAFPARPRGFSLRLRDSSPVMAAAGVGGNGSPTAPGDSTGSSRIGEVKRVTKETNVHVKINLDGTGVADCSTGIPFLDHMLDQLASHGLFDVYVKATGDTHIDDHHSNEDIALAIGTALLQSLGDRKGINRFGHFTAPLDEAAVEVILDLSGRPHLSCGLDIPTQRVGTYDTQLVEHFFQSLVNTSGMTLHIRQLAGKNSHHIIEACFKAFARALRQATEYDLRRHGTVPSSKGVLSRS